In Pseudomonas sp. MM213, a genomic segment contains:
- a CDS encoding M16 family metallopeptidase has protein sequence MNALARRAAGLLLSTVCLPLSVFAADPQPTHEFTLDNGLKVIVREDHRAPVVVSQVWYKVGSSYETPGQTGLSHALEHMMFKGSEKVGPGEASLILRDLGAEENAFTSDDFTAYYQVLARDRLGVAFELEADRMASLRLPADEFAREIEVIKEERRLRTDDKPMSKAYERFKAMAYPASGYHTPTIGWMADLDRMKVEELRHWYQSWYVPNNATLVVVGDVTPDEVKTLAQRYFGPIAKRDVPPAKKPMELAEPGERQITLHVQTQLPSLMLGFNVPSIATAEDKRSVNALRLISALLDGGYSGRIPTQLERGEELVSGGSSSYDAYTRGDSLFTLSASPNTQKNKTMAQAEAGLWKLLEQLKTTAPSAEELERVRAQVIAGLVYERDSITSQATAIGQLETVGLSWKLMDTELAELESVTPEDIQKAAKLYFTRERLSVAHVLPLETTHE, from the coding sequence ATGAATGCTCTAGCCCGCCGCGCTGCAGGCCTGCTGCTCAGCACAGTTTGTCTGCCACTTTCAGTCTTTGCTGCCGATCCGCAACCCACCCACGAATTCACCCTAGACAATGGCCTGAAGGTCATCGTGCGCGAAGACCATCGCGCGCCGGTGGTGGTTTCCCAGGTCTGGTACAAGGTCGGCTCCAGCTACGAGACGCCGGGGCAGACCGGTTTGTCCCACGCCCTGGAACACATGATGTTCAAGGGCAGCGAGAAAGTCGGTCCCGGCGAAGCCTCGCTGATCCTGCGGGACCTCGGCGCCGAAGAGAATGCGTTCACCAGCGACGACTTCACCGCTTATTACCAGGTGCTGGCCCGCGACCGTCTGGGCGTGGCCTTCGAACTCGAAGCCGACCGCATGGCCAGCCTGCGCCTGCCGGCCGACGAGTTCGCCCGCGAGATCGAAGTCATTAAAGAAGAACGTCGCCTGCGCACCGACGACAAGCCGATGTCCAAGGCCTACGAACGCTTCAAGGCCATGGCCTACCCGGCCAGCGGTTACCACACGCCGACCATCGGCTGGATGGCTGACCTGGACCGCATGAAAGTCGAAGAGCTGCGCCACTGGTACCAATCCTGGTACGTGCCGAACAACGCCACGCTGGTGGTGGTCGGTGACGTGACGCCGGACGAAGTGAAAACCCTGGCCCAGCGCTACTTCGGCCCGATCGCCAAACGCGACGTGCCGCCGGCGAAGAAACCGATGGAACTGGCCGAGCCCGGCGAACGGCAGATTACGCTGCACGTGCAGACCCAACTGCCGAGCCTGATGCTGGGCTTCAACGTGCCAAGCATCGCCACCGCCGAAGACAAGCGTTCGGTCAACGCCTTGCGCCTGATCTCGGCCCTGCTAGACGGCGGCTACAGCGGACGCATCCCGACACAACTGGAGCGCGGCGAAGAGCTGGTGTCCGGCGGTTCGTCGAGCTACGACGCCTACACTCGCGGCGACAGCCTGTTCACCCTGTCGGCATCGCCGAACACCCAGAAAAACAAAACCATGGCCCAGGCAGAAGCCGGTTTGTGGAAGCTGCTCGAACAGCTGAAAACCACCGCGCCGTCCGCCGAAGAGCTGGAGCGCGTGCGGGCTCAAGTGATTGCCGGACTGGTTTACGAGCGCGATTCGATCACCAGCCAGGCCACCGCTATCGGCCAACTGGAAACCGTCGGCCTGTCCTGGAAGCTGATGGACACCGAACTGGCCGAACTGGAAAGCGTCACGCCAGAAGACATCCAGAAAGCCGCCAAGCTGTATTTCACCCGCGAACGTCTCAGCGTCGCCCATGTCCTGCCACTGGAGACGACTCATGAGTGA
- a CDS encoding M16 family metallopeptidase, translating to MSERKKPRLALIGLVAVALIGSAAFYFLKTDHSNASEALDKAKSSQKLQSLAELDGKAPSRRSLNVQTWNTAEGAKVLFVEARELPMFDMRLIFAAGSSQDGDAPGLAVLTNAMLNEGVAGKDVGAIAQGFEGLGADFGNGAFKDMALASLRSLSAADKREPALKLFSEVVGKPTFPADSFARIKNQMLAGFEYQKQNPGKLASIELMNRLYGDHPYAHSSDGTAKTVPAITLAQLKAFHEKAYAAGNVVIALVGDLSRAEAEAIAAQVSSALPKGPALAKLPQPEEPKASIGHIEFPSKQTNLMLAQLGIDRDDPDYAALSMGNQILGGGGFGTRLMSEVREKRGLTYGVYSGFTPMQARGPFMINLQTRAEMSEGTLKLVQDVLADYLKTGPTEKELDDAKRELAGSFPLSTASNADIVGQLGAMGFYNLPLSYLEDFMQQSQSLTVEQVKAALNKHLSTDKMVIVSAGPTVPQKPLPAPTDKPAEQPLGVPEH from the coding sequence ATGAGTGAGCGTAAAAAACCACGTCTGGCCCTGATCGGCCTGGTCGCTGTCGCATTGATTGGCTCCGCTGCCTTCTATTTCCTGAAGACCGACCATTCCAACGCCAGCGAAGCCCTCGACAAGGCCAAATCCAGCCAGAAACTGCAATCGCTGGCCGAACTCGACGGCAAGGCACCGAGCCGCCGCTCGCTCAACGTGCAAACCTGGAACACCGCCGAAGGCGCCAAGGTGCTGTTCGTCGAAGCCCGCGAGTTGCCGATGTTCGACATGCGCCTGATCTTCGCCGCCGGCAGCAGCCAGGACGGCGATGCGCCGGGCCTGGCGGTACTGACCAATGCGATGCTCAACGAAGGTGTGGCCGGCAAAGATGTCGGCGCTATCGCTCAGGGCTTCGAAGGCCTGGGCGCTGACTTTGGCAACGGTGCGTTCAAGGACATGGCGCTGGCGTCGCTGCGCAGCCTCAGTGCCGCCGACAAACGCGAACCTGCGTTGAAGTTGTTCTCCGAAGTTGTCGGCAAACCGACCTTCCCCGCCGATTCATTTGCGCGCATCAAGAACCAGATGCTCGCCGGCTTCGAATACCAGAAACAGAACCCCGGCAAACTGGCCAGTATCGAGCTGATGAACCGCTTGTACGGCGATCACCCGTACGCGCATTCCAGCGATGGCACGGCGAAAACCGTACCAGCCATCACCCTGGCTCAGTTGAAGGCGTTCCATGAAAAAGCCTACGCCGCCGGCAACGTGGTGATAGCGCTGGTGGGCGATCTGTCCCGCGCCGAAGCCGAGGCGATTGCTGCGCAAGTCTCCAGTGCGCTGCCAAAAGGCCCGGCGCTGGCGAAACTGCCGCAACCTGAAGAACCGAAAGCCAGCATCGGCCACATCGAGTTCCCGTCCAAGCAGACCAACCTGATGCTCGCGCAACTGGGCATCGACCGTGACGATCCGGATTATGCAGCCCTGTCCATGGGCAACCAGATCCTCGGCGGCGGTGGCTTCGGCACCCGCTTGATGAGTGAAGTGCGCGAGAAGCGCGGCCTGACGTACGGCGTGTATTCGGGCTTCACCCCGATGCAGGCGCGCGGCCCGTTCATGATCAACCTGCAAACCCGCGCCGAGATGAGCGAAGGCACGCTGAAACTGGTGCAGGACGTGCTCGCCGACTACCTTAAAACCGGCCCGACCGAAAAAGAACTCGACGACGCCAAGCGTGAACTGGCCGGCAGCTTCCCGCTGTCCACCGCCAGCAACGCCGACATCGTCGGCCAACTCGGCGCGATGGGTTTCTACAATCTGCCGTTGAGCTATCTGGAGGACTTCATGCAGCAGTCCCAGAGCCTGACAGTCGAACAAGTCAAAGCCGCACTGAACAAACACTTGAGCACGGACAAAATGGTCATCGTCAGCGCTGGCCCGACCGTGCCGCAAAAGCCGTTACCGGCCCCTACTGATAAACCTGCCGAGCAGCCGCTCGGGGTTCCGGAGCATTAA
- the rsmD gene encoding 16S rRNA (guanine(966)-N(2))-methyltransferase RsmD: MATSRPKKPVHNVHNGVNQLRIIGGEWRSRKLSFPDAPGLRPTPDRVRETLFNWLAPYVAGAKVLDPFAGSGALFLEALSRGAAMGQALDASNIAVSSLKEHLGTLRCTTGQVQTADALRYLETQPAVAYDLVFLDPPFNQNLLPTVCTLLEERQWLADDAWVYTESETAPSTLGLPANWRLHREQKSGRVYYSLWQRMAEIAG; encoded by the coding sequence ATGGCCACTTCCCGTCCAAAAAAACCTGTTCATAACGTGCACAACGGCGTGAACCAACTGCGCATCATCGGCGGCGAATGGCGCAGCCGGAAGCTGAGCTTCCCTGACGCGCCGGGCCTGCGTCCGACCCCGGACCGGGTGCGTGAAACCCTGTTCAACTGGCTCGCGCCGTACGTGGCCGGGGCCAAGGTACTCGACCCGTTCGCCGGCAGCGGCGCGCTGTTTCTCGAAGCCTTGTCCCGTGGCGCGGCCATGGGCCAGGCGCTGGATGCGAGCAATATCGCGGTGTCCAGCCTGAAGGAACACCTGGGCACGCTGCGTTGCACCACCGGCCAGGTTCAGACTGCCGACGCCTTGCGCTATCTGGAAACCCAGCCAGCAGTGGCTTACGACCTGGTGTTCCTCGACCCGCCGTTCAACCAGAACCTGTTGCCGACCGTATGCACCCTGCTCGAAGAGCGCCAATGGCTGGCGGACGACGCATGGGTGTACACCGAAAGCGAAACCGCCCCCTCGACGCTCGGCCTGCCGGCCAACTGGCGCCTGCACCGCGAGCAGAAATCCGGGCGCGTCTACTATTCGTTGTGGCAACGTATGGCAGAGATCGCCGGTTAA
- a CDS encoding hydrolase — translation MSFPSERFTPAFGLGNPHLQTLWGPLWRKTTHIERERERLWLEDGDFLDLDWHGPHSADAPLVLVLHGLTGSSNSPYVAGVQKALGDRGWASVALNWRGCSGEPNLLPRSYHSGASEDLAETIKHLRAKRPLAPLYAVGYSLGGNVLLKHLGETGSDSGVLGAVAVSVPFRLDQCADRIGQGFSKVYQAHFMREMVAYIKNKQRQFQHDGREDGLAELAALGSLENMRTFWDFDGRVTAPLHGFTDAQDYYRRASSRYFLGEIRTPTLIIQAADDPFVFPHSLPQAEELSASTQFELQAKGGHVGFVDGSFRQPGYYLERRIPQWLAAAGRG, via the coding sequence GTGTCTTTTCCGTCAGAACGCTTCACCCCTGCCTTTGGCCTCGGCAACCCGCACTTGCAGACCTTGTGGGGACCGCTTTGGCGCAAAACCACGCACATCGAGCGCGAACGCGAACGCTTGTGGCTCGAAGATGGCGACTTTCTTGACCTGGACTGGCACGGCCCGCACAGCGCCGATGCACCGCTGGTGCTGGTGCTGCATGGCCTGACCGGCTCTTCCAATTCGCCTTACGTGGCCGGCGTGCAAAAAGCCTTGGGCGACCGAGGCTGGGCCAGCGTCGCGCTGAACTGGCGCGGCTGCTCCGGCGAACCGAATCTGTTGCCGCGCAGCTACCATTCCGGCGCCAGCGAAGATTTGGCCGAAACCATCAAGCACCTGCGGGCCAAGCGACCGCTCGCGCCGCTGTATGCGGTCGGTTATTCCCTCGGCGGCAATGTTTTGCTCAAACACTTGGGCGAGACCGGCAGCGACAGCGGCGTGCTCGGTGCAGTGGCGGTGTCGGTGCCGTTTCGGCTCGATCAGTGCGCCGACCGCATCGGCCAGGGTTTTTCGAAGGTGTACCAGGCGCACTTCATGCGCGAGATGGTCGCCTACATCAAGAACAAGCAGCGGCAGTTCCAGCATGACGGGCGCGAGGATGGCCTGGCGGAATTGGCCGCGCTGGGCTCGCTGGAAAACATGCGCACGTTTTGGGACTTCGATGGCCGGGTGACCGCGCCACTGCACGGTTTCACCGATGCGCAGGATTACTATCGCCGCGCCTCAAGCCGCTACTTTCTGGGCGAAATCCGCACGCCGACGCTGATCATTCAGGCCGCCGACGACCCGTTCGTATTTCCTCACAGCCTGCCGCAGGCCGAGGAACTGTCCGCCAGCACTCAATTCGAACTGCAAGCCAAGGGTGGGCATGTCGGCTTCGTCGATGGCTCGTTCCGGCAGCCGGGTTACTACCTGGAACGGCGCATCCCGCAGTGGCTGGCCGCTGCAGGTCGCGGGTAA
- a CDS encoding AraC family transcriptional regulator, which produces MNIDQGESIRFWQTAPLAGVELLSARYIEHRFAPHVHDGYVIGMIMAGAQRYRYRGAEHLAGSGTLVLINPDELHTGHKGTEDGWLYRAFYPDSGQILSLLDELELPTHNLPAFGATLYRDPDLVKGFCQLHRLLETPSTALQQQTAWRELMLSLLQRHAAVPDAGKPGKEHRAVTQAKELLQAQLAAPPSLEELAAAVNLSPFHFARVFRSATGMPPHTWLMQQRIARARALLQGGCLPLEVATQLGFADQSHLSRQFKQVYGVGPGAYRTARQLTKI; this is translated from the coding sequence ATGAACATCGATCAGGGCGAGTCGATCCGTTTCTGGCAAACGGCGCCTTTGGCCGGGGTCGAGTTGTTGTCCGCACGCTACATCGAACACCGTTTTGCCCCGCATGTGCATGACGGTTACGTGATCGGCATGATCATGGCCGGCGCCCAGCGTTACCGCTATCGCGGCGCCGAACACCTGGCGGGCAGCGGCACGCTTGTTTTGATCAACCCCGACGAGTTGCACACCGGCCACAAAGGCACGGAAGACGGTTGGTTGTACCGGGCGTTTTATCCCGACAGCGGGCAGATTCTGTCACTGCTCGATGAGCTGGAACTGCCGACCCACAACTTGCCGGCATTTGGCGCCACGCTGTATCGCGATCCGGACCTGGTGAAGGGCTTCTGCCAACTGCATCGCCTGCTCGAAACGCCCTCCACCGCCCTGCAACAGCAGACTGCCTGGCGAGAGTTGATGTTGTCGCTGCTGCAACGTCACGCCGCCGTTCCGGATGCCGGCAAACCCGGCAAGGAACACCGGGCGGTGACACAGGCCAAGGAACTGCTGCAAGCGCAATTGGCGGCGCCGCCGTCGCTGGAAGAACTCGCAGCAGCGGTCAATCTGTCGCCCTTTCATTTTGCCCGGGTATTCCGCAGCGCCACCGGCATGCCACCGCACACCTGGTTGATGCAGCAGCGCATCGCTCGGGCGCGGGCGTTGTTGCAGGGCGGCTGTTTGCCGTTGGAAGTGGCGACGCAACTGGGGTTTGCCGACCAGAGTCATCTGAGTCGACAGTTCAAGCAGGTTTACGGGGTGGGGCCGGGGGCGTATCGCACTGCTCGGCAACTAACCAAAATTTGA
- a CDS encoding sulfurtransferase yields MPIAQLISPQALDLKKDQPGLVILDCRFALEDPDYGQRSYAEGHIAGSSFADLERDLSGAVVKGVTGRHPLPQPADLIERLQAWGINADSDVVLYDDGPGAYAARAWWLLAWLGKRDGVFILDGGLKAWHAAGLPLSLDAPGIERGTFAGTPDNTLLLNAEQLQHRLGQPDLTLLDARALPRFKGEVEPIDPIAGHISGAQCAAFTDNLGSDGRFLPADQLKQRFAAKLGQRSPTDLVAYCGSGVTACHNLFALCLAGYPLGSLYAGSWSEWINDPARGIATGE; encoded by the coding sequence ATGCCCATTGCGCAACTGATCAGCCCGCAAGCACTGGACCTGAAAAAGGACCAGCCGGGGTTGGTGATTCTTGATTGTCGTTTTGCCCTCGAAGACCCGGACTACGGCCAGCGCAGTTATGCCGAAGGGCATATCGCCGGGTCGAGCTTCGCTGATCTTGAGCGTGATTTGAGCGGAGCGGTGGTCAAGGGCGTGACCGGGCGCCATCCGTTGCCGCAACCTGCGGACTTGATCGAACGCCTGCAAGCCTGGGGCATCAATGCCGATAGCGATGTGGTTTTGTATGACGACGGCCCCGGTGCCTACGCGGCGCGGGCGTGGTGGTTGCTGGCCTGGCTGGGCAAGCGTGACGGCGTGTTTATCCTCGATGGCGGGCTCAAGGCCTGGCACGCGGCGGGTTTGCCCTTGAGCCTTGATGCGCCCGGTATTGAACGTGGCACCTTCGCGGGAACGCCGGACAATACGCTGCTGTTGAACGCCGAACAGCTTCAGCACCGTCTCGGCCAGCCCGATTTGACCTTGCTCGATGCCCGCGCCTTGCCGCGCTTCAAGGGTGAAGTGGAGCCGATCGACCCGATTGCCGGGCACATTTCCGGCGCGCAATGTGCGGCGTTCACCGATAACCTTGGCAGCGACGGGCGTTTTCTGCCGGCCGATCAGCTCAAGCAGCGCTTTGCCGCGAAACTCGGTCAACGTTCGCCGACCGATCTGGTGGCGTATTGCGGTTCCGGCGTGACGGCGTGCCATAACCTGTTCGCCTTGTGCCTCGCGGGATATCCGTTGGGTTCGTTGTATGCCGGCTCGTGGAGCGAATGGATCAACGACCCCGCGCGTGGAATCGCCACCGGCGAATAA
- a CDS encoding TetR/AcrR family transcriptional regulator, whose amino-acid sequence MAPRIKTSERIVQNSLELFNQQGERSISTNHIAAHMDISPGNLYYHFPNKQAIIAVLFSEYESLVDSFLRPPQGRAATVEDKRFYLQELLAAMWRYRFLHRDLEHLLDSDPELAARYRRFSQRCLIYGTHIYAGFVEAGILSMDKVQIESLTLNAWIILTSWVRFLCTTRENSNHLSEQAIKRGVYQVLVLEAGFVTDQSRDAVNALYEEFYVPLAQALEEVQ is encoded by the coding sequence ATGGCCCCTCGGATCAAAACCAGCGAGCGCATCGTGCAGAACAGCCTGGAGCTGTTCAACCAGCAAGGTGAGCGCAGCATCAGCACCAACCACATTGCTGCCCACATGGACATTTCTCCGGGCAACCTCTACTACCACTTCCCCAACAAGCAGGCGATCATCGCCGTGCTGTTCAGTGAGTACGAAAGCCTGGTGGACAGCTTCCTGCGCCCGCCCCAGGGGCGCGCCGCGACGGTTGAAGACAAGCGCTTCTACCTTCAGGAGTTGCTGGCGGCGATGTGGCGCTACCGGTTTTTACATCGTGATCTCGAGCACTTGCTCGACAGCGATCCGGAACTCGCCGCCCGTTATCGGCGTTTTTCCCAGCGCTGCCTGATCTATGGCACGCACATCTACGCGGGATTCGTCGAGGCCGGCATCCTGTCCATGGATAAGGTGCAGATTGAATCCCTGACGCTCAATGCGTGGATCATCCTCACGTCCTGGGTGCGTTTCCTGTGCACCACGCGGGAAAATTCCAATCACCTGAGCGAGCAGGCGATCAAACGCGGCGTGTATCAGGTGCTGGTGCTGGAGGCCGGTTTTGTCACCGATCAGTCTCGCGATGCGGTGAACGCGCTGTACGAGGAGTTTTACGTGCCGCTGGCCCAGGCGCTGGAAGAAGTGCAGTAG
- a CDS encoding coniferyl aldehyde dehydrogenase, with protein sequence MTADIAYLQKLQQPLEELQNRFDDQRAAYAANPMPPAAQRLQWLKALRDLLSNERQALIDAISQDFSHRSADETLLAELMPSLHGIHYASQHLKGWMKPSRRKVGVAFQPASAKVVYQPLGVVGVIVPWNYPLFLAIGPLVGALSAGNRVMLKLSESTPATGLLLKELLGRIFPEDLVCVVLGEADIGVAFSRLRFDHLLFTGATSIGKHVMRAAAENLTPVTLELGGKSPAIVSRDVPLKDAAERIAFGKTLNAGQTCVAPDYVMVPEDRVGSFVEAYRQAVRGFYPTLADNPDYTAIINDRQLARLNGYISDATSKGALLIPLFDQGQGRRMSHSLLLNVTDEMMVMQDEIFGPLLPIVPYKDLDEAFAYINQRPRPLALYYFGYDKREQNRVLHETHSGGVCLNDTLLHVAQDDMPFGGIGPSGMGHYHGHEGFLTFSKAKGVLIKQRFNAAKLIYPPYGKTIQKLIQKLFIR encoded by the coding sequence ATGACTGCTGACATCGCCTACCTGCAGAAGCTGCAGCAGCCCCTGGAGGAACTTCAAAACCGCTTCGACGATCAGCGCGCAGCCTATGCCGCCAACCCGATGCCGCCCGCCGCCCAGCGACTTCAATGGCTCAAAGCCCTGCGCGATTTGTTGAGCAATGAACGTCAGGCACTGATCGATGCGATCAGCCAGGACTTCAGCCACCGCAGCGCCGATGAAACCCTGCTCGCCGAACTGATGCCCAGCCTGCACGGCATTCACTATGCCAGTCAGCACCTCAAAGGCTGGATGAAACCCTCGCGACGCAAGGTCGGCGTGGCCTTTCAGCCGGCCTCGGCGAAAGTCGTTTACCAGCCGCTGGGCGTGGTCGGGGTGATCGTGCCGTGGAACTACCCGCTGTTTCTGGCCATCGGCCCTTTGGTTGGCGCGTTGTCGGCGGGCAATCGGGTGATGCTCAAACTCAGCGAATCAACCCCTGCCACCGGCCTGTTGCTCAAGGAATTGCTCGGCCGGATCTTCCCCGAAGACCTGGTTTGCGTGGTGCTCGGCGAGGCCGATATCGGCGTGGCGTTCTCCCGCCTGCGTTTCGATCACCTGCTGTTCACCGGTGCCACCAGCATCGGCAAACACGTGATGCGCGCGGCGGCCGAGAACCTGACGCCGGTAACGCTGGAACTGGGCGGCAAGTCCCCGGCCATCGTCTCTCGTGATGTGCCGTTGAAGGACGCCGCTGAACGCATTGCGTTCGGCAAGACGCTCAACGCCGGGCAAACCTGCGTCGCCCCGGACTACGTAATGGTGCCGGAAGACCGCGTGGGTTCTTTCGTCGAAGCCTACCGTCAGGCGGTTCGCGGGTTTTATCCGACACTGGCTGACAACCCTGACTACACCGCGATCATCAATGACCGACAACTGGCCCGGCTCAACGGCTACATCAGCGACGCCACCAGCAAGGGCGCGCTGCTGATTCCGCTGTTCGACCAGGGCCAGGGCCGACGCATGAGCCACAGCCTGCTGCTGAACGTCACCGACGAGATGATGGTGATGCAGGACGAAATCTTCGGTCCGCTGCTGCCGATCGTTCCGTACAAGGATCTGGATGAAGCGTTTGCCTACATCAACCAGCGACCTCGTCCGCTGGCGCTGTATTACTTCGGCTACGACAAGCGCGAACAAAACCGCGTCCTGCACGAGACCCATTCCGGAGGCGTGTGCCTGAACGACACGTTGCTGCACGTCGCGCAGGACGACATGCCCTTCGGCGGCATCGGCCCCTCGGGCATGGGCCATTACCACGGCCACGAAGGTTTCCTGACCTTCAGCAAGGCCAAAGGTGTGCTGATCAAACAGCGTTTCAACGCGGCGAAACTGATCTACCCGCCGTACGGAAAAACCATTCAGAAACTGATCCAGAAGCTGTTTATCCGCTAA
- a CDS encoding twin-arginine translocation pathway signal protein, with product MSPSLSDTPALSRRGLLKFSLGASAFLATAGLGASLSGCSSSIPASGFAILRSGDLLFLRALIPVMLDGAVVAGKMPMALDQTLHCLDNGLNHLSPEMLKLTQQLFDVLGMAVTRGPLTGIWGSWENASADEIRHFLDRWENSSLSLLRMGHSSLLQLVMMAWYSRAESWAHCGYPGPPTV from the coding sequence ATGAGCCCAAGCCTGTCCGATACACCCGCGCTGTCACGGCGCGGCCTGCTTAAATTCAGCCTTGGCGCGAGCGCGTTTCTCGCCACAGCCGGACTCGGCGCGAGCCTCAGCGGGTGTTCGTCGAGCATCCCGGCCAGCGGTTTCGCGATCCTGCGCAGCGGCGATCTGTTGTTTTTGCGGGCACTGATTCCGGTGATGCTCGATGGCGCCGTGGTCGCCGGGAAAATGCCGATGGCGCTCGACCAGACCTTGCACTGCCTGGATAACGGCCTGAATCACCTGTCGCCGGAAATGCTCAAGCTCACTCAGCAATTGTTCGATGTGCTGGGGATGGCCGTGACTCGCGGGCCGCTGACCGGGATCTGGGGCAGTTGGGAAAACGCCAGTGCCGATGAGATCCGGCACTTTCTTGATCGCTGGGAAAACAGCTCGTTGAGTCTGTTGCGCATGGGGCATAGCTCGTTGCTGCAACTGGTGATGATGGCGTGGTACAGCCGGGCTGAGTCGTGGGCGCATTGTGGGTATCCCGGGCCGCCAACCGTTTAA
- a CDS encoding GMC family oxidoreductase: MPVPDPFREGMARGWKTHNGSQLTQDLTLEADVAIIGSGAGGGTTAEILSAAGYKVLLIEEGPLKTSSDFKMLEDQAYTSLYQEGIGRMSKDGAITILQGRAVGGTTLINWTSSFRTPEPTLEHWAREHNVKGHSPAEMAPWFEKMEQRLGVAPWRVPPNANNDVIRKGCEQLGYSWHVIPRNVRGCWNLGYCGMGCPTNAKQSMMVTTIPATLEKGGELLYLARAEKLMIKDGKVAGLQCVAMDDRCVAPTGKTITVKARHYVLAGGGINSPALLLRSDAPDPHKRLGKRTFLHLVNMSAGLFDEVINPFYGAPQSIYSDHFQWQNGTTGPMAYKLEVPPLHPALAATLLGGFGQESARHMENLPHTHAMLALLRDGFHPDSPGGSVELRGDNTPVLDYQVSPYAWDGLRRAFHSMAEIQFAGGAKAVMPMHADARYVKTLTEARTLIDGLSLELYRTRLGSAHVMGGCAMGEDPKNAVTDSLGRHHQLSNLSIHDGSLFPTSIGANPQLSVYGLTAQLATSLAERLKNP, encoded by the coding sequence ATGCCCGTACCCGATCCTTTCCGCGAAGGCATGGCCCGTGGCTGGAAAACCCACAACGGCTCGCAACTGACCCAGGACCTGACCCTAGAAGCGGACGTGGCGATCATCGGCAGCGGCGCGGGCGGCGGCACCACCGCTGAAATCCTCAGCGCCGCCGGCTACAAGGTGCTGTTGATCGAAGAAGGTCCGCTCAAGACCAGCAGCGACTTCAAGATGCTTGAAGACCAGGCCTACACCAGCCTCTATCAGGAAGGCATCGGCCGCATGAGCAAGGACGGCGCGATCACCATCCTTCAGGGCCGCGCAGTGGGCGGCACCACGCTGATCAACTGGACCTCGAGTTTCCGCACGCCGGAGCCGACGCTCGAACACTGGGCCAGGGAGCACAACGTCAAAGGCCACAGCCCGGCCGAGATGGCGCCATGGTTCGAGAAAATGGAGCAACGTCTGGGCGTCGCACCCTGGAGGGTCCCGCCGAACGCCAACAACGACGTGATTCGCAAAGGATGCGAGCAGCTCGGCTACAGCTGGCACGTGATCCCGCGCAACGTGCGCGGCTGCTGGAACCTTGGCTACTGCGGCATGGGCTGCCCGACCAACGCCAAGCAATCGATGATGGTCACAACGATTCCGGCGACCCTGGAAAAGGGTGGCGAGCTGCTTTACCTGGCCCGCGCCGAGAAACTGATGATCAAGGACGGCAAGGTCGCCGGCCTGCAATGCGTGGCGATGGATGACCGCTGCGTCGCCCCCACGGGCAAGACAATCACGGTCAAGGCGCGGCATTACGTGCTGGCCGGCGGCGGCATAAACAGTCCCGCGTTGCTGTTGCGTTCCGACGCGCCCGATCCGCACAAACGTCTGGGCAAGCGCACCTTCCTGCATTTAGTGAACATGTCCGCCGGGCTGTTCGACGAGGTGATCAACCCGTTCTACGGCGCGCCGCAGTCGATCTATTCCGACCATTTTCAATGGCAGAACGGCACCACCGGCCCGATGGCCTACAAACTCGAAGTGCCGCCCCTGCACCCGGCGCTGGCGGCCACATTGCTCGGCGGTTTTGGCCAGGAAAGCGCCCGACACATGGAAAACCTGCCGCATACCCACGCCATGCTGGCGTTGCTGCGTGATGGCTTTCACCCGGACAGCCCCGGTGGCAGCGTCGAATTGCGCGGCGACAACACGCCCGTGCTCGATTATCAGGTTTCACCCTACGCCTGGGACGGTTTGCGCCGCGCCTTCCACAGCATGGCCGAGATCCAGTTCGCCGGCGGCGCCAAAGCCGTGATGCCGATGCACGCCGATGCGCGCTATGTGAAAACCCTGACCGAGGCGCGCACGCTGATCGACGGCCTGAGTCTTGAGTTGTATCGCACACGCTTGGGCAGTGCCCATGTGATGGGTGGTTGCGCCATGGGCGAAGACCCGAAAAACGCCGTGACCGACAGCCTCGGCCGGCATCATCAGCTCAGCAACCTGTCGATCCACGACGGCTCGCTGTTCCCCACCAGCATTGGCGCAAACCCGCAATTGTCGGTCTACGGGCTGACGGCGCAACTGGCGACTTCGTTGGCCGAACGTTTGAAAAACCCATGA